The genomic window ATGGTGTCATTGTGACAGGAGACCCGGCGTTCTCGATTGCAATGAATAATGAGATGACAACAAGCATGGTTCCTTTGCTGATGATATCGGCATTGCTCATGCTAGTAGTGCTGTACCTGGCATTCAGGCATGTCCGCTGGAAACTCCTGCCCCTCCCCATTGTACTTCTTGGTATCATCTACACCTTTGGAGCCATGGGATATCTGAAAATCCCCCTTAGCATGGTCTCCATGTCAGCATTTCCGATTTTGATAGGCCTTGGCATAGATTACGCCATCCAGTTCCATAACCGGATAGAAGAAGAACTGGAACGGGGCGAGGATGAAGCACAGGCTGTTATCGAGACTATCAAACACACCGGTCCGGCAGTGCTTATCGCGGTTACGATTACAGGACTTGGCTTCTTTTCACTTTTCACCTCATCAGTCCCCATGATCCAGGATTTCGGGAAACTGCTGCTGATCGGTATAATCATGTGCTTTTTATCCTCACTGTTCCTGGGTGTGACTGTAATATACGGACTTGATACCCACATAAAAAAGAAAAATAACAAAAAAGGCGTCAATAATCACAATAGTAACTCCCCAAAATTAAAAAAACCATCACCAATTACAAGCTATGGTCCAAAGGAAAGCAAGATCGAACAATTCCTGAAAAAGACAACTGCCATTTCAATAAAACATCCCATCCTTGTCCTTGGAATTGCAGGGCTGATGTGTTTTTCCGGCCTGTATGTAGACTCATTCGTCCCCATACAGACAGATGTGAAAACCTTTGTGCCCCAGGATATGCCCGCACTTATCGATTTAGCTCATCTGGGCGACATTATCGGTGGGACAGATGCCTTGAATATCATAATAAAGGTGGATGATTCTGCCGACCCCGAAGTACTCAGGTGGATGGATGAATTCAGTGAACATGAGGTTGAAAGAAGGGCGCATATATACGATGCATCAAGCATTGTACCCATTATTAAATCAATGAACGGGGGTACCATACCTGATAACAGCGCTGATATAGAACGATTGTACCAGCAGGTACCGCCTATGCAAAAGGACCGCTATGTTCACGGCAAGAATATGCTGCTGCTGAACTTTGGCATAGGAAATGCCGTCACTGATATAGGCCTAAAAGGTGTCAGGGAATTAACAGGTATAGTACGGGAGGATATTGCATGGATGTCCCCTCCGCCTGGAGTGGAAGTGACAATAACCGGGAATTCAGTGGTATTTACCACTGTGATATGGTCACTCACTTCAGGCCGGGTGGCAATGACCCTTACCGGGCTTATATTGGTGTTTGCAGGTTTACTTGT from ANME-2 cluster archaeon includes these protein-coding regions:
- a CDS encoding RND family transporter, producing MKDTFRKLGIFIEDNTLPIVLLAILLIVISIHGAQNIEMESGTETFVEKTSKLYQDYDHLYLRIFATESIAVLVEGGDVTRPELLKAIDRLQQQVKNIPGVVGTASAASVIKDTNYQMTGQHIIPDNQGEIQSIIANRSSDIGMLLPDDTHTIVWVEMAGDSTDNERIEILRETEIAAGQSGFPPAYGVIVTGDPAFSIAMNNEMTTSMVPLLMISALLMLVVLYLAFRHVRWKLLPLPIVLLGIIYTFGAMGYLKIPLSMVSMSAFPILIGLGIDYAIQFHNRIEEELERGEDEAQAVIETIKHTGPAVLIAVTITGLGFFSLFTSSVPMIQDFGKLLLIGIIMCFLSSLFLGVTVIYGLDTHIKKKNNKKGVNNHNSNSPKLKKPSPITSYGPKESKIEQFLKKTTAISIKHPILVLGIAGLMCFSGLYVDSFVPIQTDVKTFVPQDMPALIDLAHLGDIIGGTDALNIIIKVDDSADPEVLRWMDEFSEHEVERRAHIYDASSIVPIIKSMNGGTIPDNSADIERLYQQVPPMQKDRYVHGKNMLLLNFGIGNAVTDIGLKGVRELTGIVREDIAWMSPPPGVEVTITGNSVVFTTVIWSLTSGRVAMTLTGLILVFAGLLVIYRDWLKAITPVVTMFMVIGWAGGIMYFTGLEYTPMTATLGALILGVGSEYAILMMERYYEEKDKGANPAEAMCAASTKIGKAIFASGLTTLVGFSALIASPFSMNSNFGLVTVMDVALALLATFMVFPAVIVKLDEWRERKKVIHTNNTRQRDRFMFNSTDVDGQ